In Oryzias latipes chromosome 10, ASM223467v1, the genomic window cctctgtgtgtttgtggttaGAAACATAAAGACTTTAGATAAActgctgtttgaaaaacttGTGTTTCTAAACGTGCTGGGCGGGacaacaagcttcctgctccgctccattctgatgcagacaaacagatccatgaacgtctttgttttcctcgtctgagctggaatctggatctaaactgtgcggctggacgGCTCAGATATTGCTAactctttttgttgcaccgataatgttaagttaagggtgtgaggggctgtaagctagcaggataggatgtaaacagatggcttatgggaagtgggggcgcaGCGGGGAACTCCTTGCCAATTCTCCCGCCCAGAACTCAGAAGGGAATTTCTAAGGTactcccgccgctctgcagaaactatgtcctagaaaatgatgcaggtttcttttatttgtttaaaaccggtacaatcataatcaaaagaccactgggaacactttgaaaatagtttaTGGGGCCTTGAAAGCTTTTATTCCAAACAATTCTTTATGATGTTAAaggattttctgttttcagccTCACGTTACCGGTAACTGAAACCCCCTCAAATGTTTCTCTACCCCCTCCCCACAGATTCAGCTGTGGGACACTGCAGGCCAGGAGCGCTTCAGGAAGTCCATGGTGCAGCACTATTACCGCAACGTGCACGCCGTGGTCTTCGTCTACGACTTGACCAACGCCGCCAGCTTCCGCAGCCTCCCCGCCTGGATCGAGGAGTGCAAGCAGCACTCTTTGGGCACGGAGGTCCCCAGGATCCTGGTGGGGAACAAGTGCGACCTCCAGGACTCGGTGCAGGTGGGCACGGACGTGGCGCAGCAGTTCGCGGACTCTCACTCCATGCCGCTGTTTGAGACGTCGGCCAAGGACCCCAACAGTCAGGGAGGCGGGAACCACCGGGACAGCGACCACGTGGAGGCCATTTTTATGACCGTGGCCCACAAGCTGAAGTCTCAGAAGCCGCTGGTCCTCAGCCAGCCTCCGGAGAGCTCGGTCAGCCTGAGCATGGGGAAGGACGTCGGGGGGGACGCGTCCCGGAGCTGGGGCTGCGGCAGCTGCTGAGCTGGAGCTCACCTGCAGAGGAACTTTTCAGTGGTCGCGCTTTAGTTTCTATGAGTTTTGTATGATCTTACAAAGGGATCATCAGCCTGAACGGCTGCCCgctcagcagcagaaaacatcaAGCTTTGTTCCTGGAGTTCCCTCAAAAGGGAGACGCTGCGAACGGACCGGTTCTGAAATTATTCTGTTTGCATGATGGGCTGATCCACAGAAGGTGTCCAGAGGTCCGAACAAACAGAAGCTGCAGAACCAATGACTTACTCTGCTCCGCGTGGATCTATCTGATGCTGAATCACACTGTAGAGCTGACATAAGCTCCTCCCACTCAcagctgattggtcagattgaaccaaaacataaaaaaatggctATTATCAGAATTCCTTCAATACTTCCAAACCCCTAAAAGACTATACAGTGCAGGACTATCCAACACTCAGGATTATGACGTAATTTCCACCacatgttcatttttctttaacacgGACGTCTCCCATTTGCCAAAGTCAAAACCTGATAAACATTTTGTAAACACTAATTATGAATCCGCTGTGTTCTGATgagaaaaacgtaaaaaaaaaacagtggccaattgttcaaatgcaatgcattgtgttctACATTTGTCAATCTAGTCAGCATTgatgcacatttgttttttttccagaggcttctgggaaatttccacggtcctggattttggaattgtagatttaaacacccaaagaaaaaagatgaatgcTCTCTGGGCTAAAggccgtgtcccacagccactGCGTACATTTCCGCGTATGGAATGTCGGTCTTCCGTGATCCATACATGATCTACGTCACTCAGGCGTGTTTCTTGCGTTGGTCATTcttcgatgtgcgcagatgtccgtcgagggtttttCGGCCGACGGGtttttacgtgaattcggttcaaaatttttggtcggttgagaatcaCGCTGTTTATGCCTACTTTACGTAGTTTGTACACAATCATCACATCCATCTTACGCAATTATGTGTGATTTTTGCGTGAATGTGTGgctgttccacgtatgtctaacagacttaaCGCACGGACCACATGTTCTACGTtagtttacgtgttctttgcgtggttatTCGCACTTGTGTGGTTTCAACGCGGTTCATTCGTGatccatctgtgaaaatttcaccaaaagaccacaacttttctcactttttccacatatattcacctatgaccaattttcatccgtgcaaaatGGTCAAAGCGATTTAGCGG contains:
- the LOC101168379 gene encoding ras-related protein Rab-33B, with amino-acid sequence MAVSGSDFPGSLTNAALPPPRTRIFKIIVIGDSGVGKTCLTYRFCAGRFPDKTEATIGVDFRERLVEIDGEKIKIQLWDTAGQERFRKSMVQHYYRNVHAVVFVYDLTNAASFRSLPAWIEECKQHSLGTEVPRILVGNKCDLQDSVQVGTDVAQQFADSHSMPLFETSAKDPNSQGGGNHRDSDHVEAIFMTVAHKLKSQKPLVLSQPPESSVSLSMGKDVGGDASRSWGCGSC